A region of Pyxidicoccus parkwaysis DNA encodes the following proteins:
- a CDS encoding SpoIID/LytB domain-containing protein yields the protein MEAADGGLTASPPLPGPGAEDPLAQGLPGPGDLKRLDFRGGEPRIPIRLMEGRREVTFSSRGRMKLRFGGPSDKVLDAAAGTRWSVRVTQGEPAVLTARVQLAEFRFNDREGLNAAMEEWKARGVAVRAHVLGAVYGIAGKVIDNRRYLLLVDEAFTPDAASRKQAELLRGYGVRTTLFEEVRTPASAILELRDEAGVVVGLAQDKLDAETPDGAGFDVRQVEYGVGYDFHGFEDRTFRGALQLVVDRAGMLAVVNVVPLEDLLKGLVPSEIFARAHPEALKAQAVTARGELLAKVGIKHLADPYLLCSEQHCAVYRGRTGEVASTTAAVEATRGEALFSQDGRLVDSVYSAVCGGHTEDNDVVWGGPPDPNLRGRPDVLPSAGGHYPLPAHLEEWLAATDLPAACRLSSFAQPSKFRWEKRFTAEQVNAFTRQLGIGRVQALAFSERGVSGRARVLTLSGDLGATQIRGELNIRRLFGMLNSSMAVVTAERNAEGQITGWLFRGGGWGHGVGMCQTGAIGRAEAGQRYQDILRHYFNGAEVAPIY from the coding sequence GTGGAAGCAGCCGACGGTGGCCTCACCGCGAGCCCTCCCCTGCCCGGCCCGGGGGCCGAGGACCCGCTGGCCCAGGGACTGCCCGGGCCCGGAGACCTCAAGCGGCTCGACTTCCGCGGCGGCGAACCGCGCATCCCCATCCGACTCATGGAGGGCCGGCGTGAGGTGACGTTCTCCTCGCGCGGCCGCATGAAGCTGCGCTTCGGAGGCCCCAGCGACAAGGTGCTGGACGCGGCCGCGGGCACCCGGTGGTCCGTGCGCGTGACGCAGGGCGAGCCCGCGGTGCTCACCGCGCGCGTGCAGCTCGCCGAGTTCCGCTTCAACGACCGCGAGGGCCTCAACGCGGCCATGGAGGAATGGAAGGCGCGCGGAGTCGCGGTGCGCGCACACGTGCTCGGCGCGGTGTACGGCATCGCCGGCAAGGTCATCGACAACCGGCGCTACCTGCTCCTCGTCGACGAAGCCTTCACCCCCGACGCCGCGAGCCGCAAGCAGGCGGAGCTGCTGCGCGGCTACGGCGTGAGGACCACGCTCTTCGAGGAGGTGCGCACCCCGGCGAGCGCCATCCTCGAGCTGCGCGACGAGGCCGGCGTCGTCGTGGGCCTCGCGCAGGACAAGCTCGACGCCGAGACGCCGGACGGCGCGGGCTTCGACGTGCGTCAGGTGGAGTACGGCGTCGGCTACGACTTCCACGGCTTCGAGGACCGCACCTTCCGGGGCGCGCTCCAGCTCGTGGTGGACCGCGCCGGCATGCTGGCCGTGGTCAACGTGGTGCCCCTGGAGGACCTGCTCAAGGGGCTGGTGCCCTCGGAAATCTTCGCGCGCGCCCACCCGGAGGCGCTCAAGGCGCAGGCCGTCACCGCCCGCGGCGAGCTGCTGGCCAAGGTGGGCATCAAGCACCTCGCGGACCCGTACCTGCTCTGTTCGGAGCAGCACTGCGCCGTGTACCGGGGACGCACCGGCGAGGTGGCCAGCACCACCGCCGCCGTGGAGGCCACCCGGGGCGAGGCCCTCTTCAGCCAGGACGGGCGCCTGGTGGACTCCGTGTACAGCGCCGTGTGCGGCGGCCACACCGAGGACAACGACGTGGTGTGGGGCGGCCCGCCGGACCCCAACCTGCGCGGGCGGCCGGACGTGCTGCCCTCGGCGGGAGGTCACTATCCCCTGCCGGCCCACCTGGAGGAATGGCTCGCGGCCACCGACCTGCCGGCCGCCTGCCGCCTGTCCAGCTTCGCGCAGCCGAGCAAGTTCCGCTGGGAGAAGCGATTCACCGCCGAGCAGGTCAACGCCTTCACCCGCCAGCTCGGCATCGGCCGGGTGCAGGCCCTGGCCTTCTCCGAGCGAGGGGTGTCCGGCCGGGCCCGCGTGCTGACACTGTCCGGTGATTTGGGCGCCACGCAGATTCGCGGGGAGCTGAACATCCGCCGCCTCTTCGGGATGCTGAACAGCAGCATGGCGGTGGTGACGGCCGAGCGGAATGCCGAGGGCCAGATTACAGGCTGGCTTTTCCGTGGCGGCGGGTGGGGCCACGGAGTAGGGATGTGCCAGACAGGCGCCATCGGCCGGGCGGAGGCCGGGCAGCGCTACCAGGACATCCTCCGTCACTACTTCAACGGCGCCGAGGTGGCCCCCATCTATTGA
- a CDS encoding energy transducer TonB family protein, whose translation MSTGSSPTDWRRRKRQGSPWRVVAAVALALLLHAVYVGAVLLSGSLASASREKQPHKPTSVVVRPLTADQWAKNRGQVDPRSKQQVSERPRSKEKKEEEKKPEEKPKGQVVDVAPGNNEVDPNAKYLAESDNRTKKETRSREQTPFYRNAMPQRTAPQAQEGANANQDQAPRTAGNNGAGNDEKPMAEAQRKPSFEIPDARKKNEVAVKTDPNTRGPGLTVNQQNESDELTGNSKRLKIQPGVGGEEEGSAGRMGSPGMAALQPSRAAMDKVVGAAPNDHLDADEGDETLLNTREWKYASFFNRVKQSVGMHWNPNEQLRRRDPTGATYSGKDRYTLLTITLDEKGQLKDVQVDKSSGLDFLDLEAVSSFKRAQPFPNPPPGLLSQDSEVKFQFGFFMEMGGGPRMRLFRQPN comes from the coding sequence GTGAGCACGGGTTCTTCTCCTACAGACTGGCGCCGCCGGAAGCGGCAGGGCTCCCCGTGGCGCGTCGTCGCCGCGGTGGCGCTCGCCCTCCTGCTGCACGCCGTCTACGTGGGCGCCGTGCTGCTCTCGGGCAGCCTCGCGTCCGCTTCCAGGGAAAAGCAGCCCCACAAGCCCACCTCCGTGGTCGTCCGTCCCCTCACCGCCGACCAGTGGGCGAAGAACCGTGGCCAGGTGGACCCGCGCTCCAAGCAGCAGGTGTCCGAGCGCCCCAGGTCCAAGGAGAAGAAGGAAGAGGAAAAGAAGCCCGAGGAGAAGCCCAAGGGTCAGGTGGTGGACGTCGCGCCGGGCAACAACGAGGTGGACCCGAACGCGAAGTACCTCGCGGAGAGCGACAACCGCACCAAGAAGGAGACGCGCTCCCGCGAGCAGACGCCCTTCTACCGCAACGCCATGCCGCAGCGGACGGCGCCGCAGGCGCAGGAAGGCGCGAACGCGAACCAGGACCAGGCGCCGCGCACGGCCGGAAACAACGGCGCGGGCAACGACGAGAAGCCCATGGCCGAGGCCCAGCGCAAGCCCTCCTTCGAGATTCCCGACGCGCGCAAGAAGAACGAAGTCGCCGTGAAGACGGACCCCAACACCCGGGGGCCGGGCCTCACGGTGAATCAGCAGAACGAGAGCGACGAGCTGACGGGCAACTCGAAGCGCCTGAAGATTCAACCGGGCGTGGGCGGCGAGGAGGAGGGCTCGGCGGGGCGCATGGGCAGCCCGGGCATGGCCGCGCTGCAGCCCTCGCGCGCCGCCATGGACAAGGTGGTGGGCGCCGCCCCCAATGACCACCTAGACGCGGACGAGGGCGACGAGACGCTCCTCAACACCCGCGAGTGGAAGTACGCCAGCTTCTTCAACCGCGTGAAGCAGAGCGTGGGCATGCACTGGAACCCCAACGAGCAGCTGCGCCGCAGAGACCCGACGGGCGCGACGTACTCGGGGAAGGACCGGTACACGCTCCTGACGATTACGCTCGACGAGAAGGGCCAGCTCAAGGACGTGCAGGTGGACAAGAGCAGCGGCCTGGACTTCCTGGACCTGGAGGCCGTGTCCTCCTTCAAGCGCGCGCAGCCCTTCCCCAACCCGCCGCCGGGCCTGCTGAGCCAGGACTCGGAGGTGAAGTTCCAGTTCGGCTTCTTCATGGAGATGGGTGGCGGCCCGCGCATGCGGCTGTTCCGCCAGCCGAACTGA
- a CDS encoding cation diffusion facilitator family transporter translates to MQQRNRKVRLVLLAILGANWVVAAAKLAFGLISQSAAVTADGLHSFIDGGSNVLGLVAMGVASRPADEDHPYGHGKFEALASLGIGAMIGIGMLELGRMALDSLLHDKHPQVTATMAGVMAATLVVNLAVTRVERYYGRKYKSSLLLADASHTMSDVYVTLSVLVSLLLVWLGYPRADGVIALCVMVFVAWVAYGIVRHSVGILSDTARLDPVEVARRTLEVTSVRSCHDVRSRGMEESVYVDLKIEVDPQLSTAQAHEVADEVERRLQEAYPQVVDVVVHVEPARGTPANV, encoded by the coding sequence ATGCAGCAGCGCAACCGGAAGGTGCGCCTCGTGCTGCTCGCCATCCTCGGTGCCAACTGGGTGGTGGCCGCCGCCAAGCTCGCCTTTGGCCTCATCAGCCAGTCCGCGGCGGTGACGGCGGACGGGCTGCACTCGTTCATCGACGGTGGCTCCAACGTGCTGGGCCTCGTGGCCATGGGCGTGGCGTCGCGCCCGGCGGACGAGGACCACCCCTACGGCCACGGCAAGTTCGAGGCGCTCGCGTCGCTGGGCATCGGCGCCATGATTGGCATCGGCATGCTGGAGCTGGGGCGCATGGCGCTCGACTCGCTGCTGCACGACAAGCACCCGCAGGTGACGGCCACCATGGCGGGCGTCATGGCCGCCACCCTCGTCGTGAATCTCGCGGTGACGCGGGTGGAGCGGTACTACGGGCGCAAGTACAAGAGCTCGCTCCTGCTGGCGGACGCGAGCCACACGATGTCCGACGTCTACGTCACCCTGTCCGTACTCGTATCCCTGTTGCTGGTGTGGCTGGGCTACCCGCGCGCGGACGGCGTCATCGCCCTGTGCGTCATGGTCTTCGTGGCGTGGGTGGCGTACGGCATCGTCCGTCACTCGGTGGGCATCCTCTCCGACACCGCGCGGTTGGACCCGGTGGAGGTGGCGCGCCGGACGCTGGAGGTGACGAGCGTGCGCTCCTGCCACGACGTGCGCAGCCGCGGCATGGAGGAGAGCGTCTACGTGGACCTCAAAATCGAGGTGGACCCGCAGCTGTCCACCGCCCAGGCCCACGAGGTGGCGGACGAGGTGGAGCGGCGCCTCCAGGAAGCCTACCCGCAGGTGGTGGACGTGGTGGTCCACGTGGAGCCGGCGCGCGGCACGCCGGCCAACGTGTAG
- a CDS encoding response regulator, with the protein MDRNPPDVEEDPRLSSRILVVEDEDILAATLCEVLEDEGYEAVAARNGQDALRLLAEKGPDLVLLDMMMPLMDGMAFLTAKALDASVQQVPVVVMTSASRSVLQGRGVAGFLAKPFKLETLLDVIAGVLEKDRARGRGG; encoded by the coding sequence GTGGACCGCAACCCTCCCGATGTGGAGGAGGACCCCCGGCTATCGAGCCGCATCCTTGTCGTAGAGGACGAAGACATCCTCGCGGCCACGCTGTGCGAGGTGCTGGAGGACGAGGGCTATGAGGCCGTGGCCGCTCGCAACGGCCAGGACGCGCTGCGGCTGCTGGCGGAGAAGGGGCCGGACCTGGTGCTGCTGGACATGATGATGCCGCTGATGGACGGCATGGCCTTCCTCACGGCGAAGGCGCTCGACGCGAGCGTCCAGCAGGTGCCGGTGGTGGTGATGACGTCCGCGTCCCGCTCGGTGCTCCAGGGGCGCGGCGTGGCGGGCTTTCTCGCCAAGCCCTTCAAGCTGGAGACGCTGCTCGACGTCATCGCCGGAGTCCTCGAGAAGGACAGGGCGCGCGGGCGGGGAGGGTAG
- the gcvP gene encoding aminomethyl-transferring glycine dehydrogenase, protein MSLNWKYQESFAGRHIGPDEHELKQLLSALGVTSLDAFIEQAVPPVIRSKEPLKLAPPRGEHELLAQLEAIAAKNQVFRSYIGMGYSDTHTPNVILRNIFQNPGWYTQYTPYQAEIAQGRLEALLNFQTLVMDLTGLEVANASLLDEGTAAAEAMALAVHQKGDGHGAVFFVSDACHPQTVDVVRTRAAPLGVEIVVGDHRTVDLGAKKYVGALVQYPATDGVVHDYRAFADKVHAAGGLLVVAADLLSLTLLTPPGEFGADVAVGSAQRFGVPMGYGGPHAGYFATRNAYTRVMPGRIIGVSEDAQGRRALRMALQTREQHIRREKATSNICTAQVLLAVIASMYAVYHGPKGLKAIAERVHGLTVVLARALTKLGLKPKHEQFFDTLRVELTPAHVRGVLGAAEAARMNFRRIDEKTLGVSLDETTRPADVEAILAAFATGVGKASAPSLEEVGGNVETPVEPALRRTSAYLTHSVFNSYHSETEMLRYIRRLEAKDLSLTHSMIPLGSCTMKLNATAEMIPVTWPQFGKLHPFAPTSQAAGYKVIFEQLEHMLTQVTGFAGCSLQPNAGSQGEYAGLLVIRAYHQSRGQGHRDVCLIPSSAHGTNPASAVMAGYKVVVTRCDEDGNIDLTDLRAKADEHKDKLAALMVTYPSTHGVFEEDIKEICSIVHERGGQVYMDGANLNAQVGLTSPGSVGADVCHINLHKTFCIPHGGGGPGMGPICVASHLVKFLPGHPVIQMGGSEAIGAISAAPWGSASILLISWMYATMMGGEGFTQATKMAILNANYIAERLQPHYPVLYRGKRGKVAHECIVDLRPLKKTSGVEVEDVAKRLMDYGFHAPTVSFPVAGTLMIEPTESESKAELDRFCDAMIAIRQEIRDIEEGRMPKDNNVLKNAPHTARVLTAPEWNRPYSRELAVFPAPWVRENKFWPSVGRLNNVLGDRKLVCSCPPIEDYMTPETKASVA, encoded by the coding sequence ATGTCCTTGAATTGGAAGTACCAGGAGTCGTTCGCCGGCCGTCACATCGGACCGGACGAGCATGAGCTGAAGCAGCTGTTGTCCGCGCTGGGCGTCACCTCGCTCGATGCCTTCATCGAGCAGGCCGTTCCGCCGGTCATCCGCTCCAAGGAGCCGCTCAAGCTCGCTCCTCCGCGCGGTGAGCACGAGCTGCTCGCGCAGCTCGAGGCGATTGCCGCCAAGAACCAGGTGTTCCGCTCGTACATCGGGATGGGCTACTCCGACACCCACACCCCGAACGTCATCCTCCGGAACATCTTCCAGAACCCGGGCTGGTACACGCAGTACACGCCCTACCAGGCGGAGATTGCCCAGGGCCGGCTGGAGGCGCTGCTCAACTTCCAGACGCTCGTCATGGATTTGACGGGCCTGGAGGTGGCCAACGCCTCGCTGCTCGACGAGGGCACCGCCGCGGCCGAGGCCATGGCGCTCGCCGTCCACCAGAAGGGTGATGGGCACGGCGCTGTCTTCTTCGTCTCCGACGCCTGCCACCCGCAGACGGTGGACGTGGTGCGCACCCGCGCCGCGCCGCTGGGCGTGGAGATTGTCGTCGGGGACCACCGCACGGTGGACCTGGGCGCGAAGAAGTACGTGGGCGCGCTGGTGCAGTACCCGGCCACGGACGGCGTGGTGCATGACTACCGCGCGTTCGCGGACAAGGTGCACGCGGCGGGCGGCCTGCTCGTCGTCGCGGCGGACCTGCTCAGCCTCACGCTGCTGACGCCTCCGGGCGAGTTCGGCGCGGACGTGGCGGTGGGCAGCGCCCAGCGCTTCGGCGTCCCCATGGGCTACGGCGGTCCGCACGCGGGCTACTTCGCCACCAGGAATGCGTACACGCGCGTCATGCCGGGCCGCATCATCGGCGTGTCCGAGGACGCGCAGGGCCGCCGCGCGCTGCGCATGGCGCTGCAGACGCGCGAGCAGCACATCCGCCGCGAGAAGGCCACGAGCAACATCTGCACCGCGCAGGTGCTGCTGGCCGTCATCGCCAGCATGTACGCCGTGTACCACGGGCCCAAGGGGCTGAAGGCCATCGCCGAGCGCGTGCACGGCCTCACCGTGGTGCTGGCGCGGGCGCTGACGAAGCTGGGCCTCAAGCCGAAGCACGAGCAGTTCTTCGACACGCTGCGCGTGGAGCTGACGCCGGCGCACGTGCGCGGCGTGCTCGGGGCCGCCGAGGCGGCGCGGATGAACTTCCGCCGCATCGACGAGAAGACGCTGGGCGTGTCGCTCGACGAGACGACGCGGCCCGCGGACGTGGAGGCCATCCTCGCGGCCTTCGCCACCGGCGTGGGCAAGGCCTCCGCTCCGTCGCTGGAGGAGGTGGGCGGCAACGTGGAGACGCCGGTGGAGCCGGCGCTGCGCCGCACCAGCGCGTACCTCACGCACTCCGTCTTCAACAGCTACCACTCCGAGACGGAGATGCTGCGCTACATCCGGCGGCTCGAGGCGAAGGACCTGTCCCTCACGCACTCGATGATTCCGCTGGGCAGCTGCACCATGAAGCTCAACGCCACCGCGGAGATGATTCCGGTGACGTGGCCCCAGTTCGGCAAGCTGCACCCCTTCGCGCCCACCTCGCAGGCGGCCGGCTACAAGGTCATCTTCGAGCAGCTCGAGCACATGCTCACGCAGGTGACGGGCTTCGCCGGGTGCTCGCTGCAGCCCAACGCGGGCAGCCAGGGTGAGTACGCGGGCCTGCTCGTCATCCGCGCGTACCACCAGAGCCGCGGCCAGGGGCACCGCGACGTGTGCCTCATTCCTTCCTCCGCGCACGGCACCAACCCGGCGTCCGCCGTCATGGCGGGCTACAAGGTCGTCGTCACCAGGTGCGACGAGGACGGCAACATCGACCTCACGGACCTGCGCGCCAAGGCGGACGAGCACAAGGACAAGCTCGCGGCGCTGATGGTGACGTACCCGTCCACGCACGGCGTGTTCGAGGAGGACATCAAGGAGATCTGCTCCATCGTCCACGAGCGCGGCGGCCAAGTGTACATGGACGGCGCCAACCTCAACGCGCAGGTGGGCCTCACGTCGCCGGGCTCCGTCGGCGCGGACGTCTGCCACATCAACCTGCACAAGACGTTCTGCATCCCCCACGGCGGTGGCGGCCCGGGCATGGGCCCCATCTGCGTGGCGAGCCACCTGGTGAAGTTCCTCCCCGGCCACCCGGTGATTCAGATGGGCGGCTCGGAGGCCATCGGCGCCATCTCCGCGGCGCCGTGGGGCAGCGCGAGCATCCTGCTCATCTCGTGGATGTACGCGACGATGATGGGCGGCGAGGGCTTCACCCAGGCCACGAAGATGGCCATCCTCAACGCCAACTACATCGCCGAGCGGCTCCAGCCGCACTACCCGGTGCTGTACCGCGGCAAGCGCGGCAAGGTGGCGCACGAGTGCATCGTCGACCTGCGCCCGCTGAAGAAGACGTCCGGCGTGGAGGTGGAGGACGTGGCCAAGCGGCTCATGGACTACGGCTTCCACGCGCCCACCGTGTCCTTCCCCGTCGCCGGCACGCTGATGATTGAGCCGACGGAGAGCGAGTCGAAGGCGGAATTGGACCGCTTCTGCGACGCGATGATTGCCATCCGTCAGGAGATTCGGGACATCGAGGAGGGGCGGATGCCGAAGGACAACAACGTCCTGAAGAACGCCCCGCACACCGCGCGGGTGCTGACGGCGCCCGAGTGGAACCGGCCCTACTCGCGCGAGCTGGCCGTCTTCCCGGCCCCGTGGGTGCGCGAGAACAAGTTCTGGCCGTCCGTGGGCCGCCTGAACAACGTGCTCGGTGACCGCAAGCTGGTGTGCTCGTGCCCGCCCATCGAGGACTACATGACGCCGGAGACGAAGGCCTCGGTGGCCTGA
- the gcvH gene encoding glycine cleavage system protein GcvH produces the protein MSDIPQDLKYTNEHEWARVQGKVVVVGVTAHAQQQLGDVVYVELPKVGATLSKGDSFGTIESVKAVSELYAPLSGKVVKVNEELTSSPEDVNTAPYGDGWLIELEVSDTSQLSELLDAAAYGELLKNA, from the coding sequence ATGTCAGACATCCCCCAGGACCTGAAGTACACCAACGAGCATGAGTGGGCCCGCGTTCAGGGCAAGGTGGTGGTGGTGGGCGTCACCGCCCATGCCCAGCAGCAGCTGGGAGACGTGGTCTACGTGGAGCTGCCCAAGGTGGGCGCCACGCTCTCGAAGGGCGACTCGTTCGGCACCATCGAGTCCGTGAAGGCCGTGTCCGAGCTGTACGCGCCCCTCTCCGGCAAGGTGGTGAAGGTGAACGAGGAGCTCACGTCCTCGCCCGAGGACGTGAACACGGCCCCCTACGGGGACGGGTGGCTCATCGAGCTCGAGGTCTCGGACACCAGCCAACTGAGCGAGCTCCTCGACGCCGCCGCGTATGGCGAGCTGCTCAAGAACGCGTAG